TATCTTCTCATCtaacgaataatattaatcgagCAATGTAAAACAATTtctaaaataacaatattgaaGGATGTTCTAGCTATTTGAagcatattaataataataagttacgaaaatattaataaaattctcaaaaattattcatatagtaattaaatatcatctGTCACTTACTGTTAACGATCGATCTTTGCCAAGGCCATTTATCTCGTTTTGTAGCTTGAAATAAAGAAGCTGGAGGTGGTTGCTCTTGAGCAATACTATCGTTACTTTCTTCTGCATATtgatcttcttctcttttaattttattatcagtgATATCATTTATTGACTCTTCTGTTATCTCTGTATTGTTAGACCATTCAGATGTAAAATTATCAAACAGTcgaggaaaattaaaattagaattttgaTATTGACAATCTGCCAATAGTTCTGACAAAGAAAGAGTGTCCTGGTGATCACGTAGGATTAAATCATCTTCCATATCcatatctaaaatatttaaaggttatataatttcattttatttatttttcttaaattccTATTTACCATTTAATTCATCTTCCTCCAATAAGAGGTCAGACAATGTTTCCGTTGGTTGTACATAAGCTTGCGAATACATTGATGGCCCTTGATTTTTTACTGCTTCTGTTCCGTAATTGCTATCTTCTCCAACTGAAATACTTGATTCGGACGGCGTCGGACTAATGTATGATTTAACCGATGACTTTTGTTGATtaccattttgttttttacgatCCATTATCATCTTTCCGTCtgttacaaaataaatacaatataataaactataaacattacaatttaatatgtatattaacaaaagtaaaatgtaaaatcatCTATCAGAATGTTCTATCTGTTCGGCGGACaattaatttacttaaaaACAGGCAGAACTTTTTGGTAgatctaatatataatttatcaatgatcAATAATACTTTTAGCAATCAGAACTTCTGGCGGATCATTATCTATTAGTCTCCACCAACCAGATTCTCCTAATTCAACTGTTcctgatttaaaaaagatccCACTATAATGTGACAGTGTTCCAGAAATTGTACCaatccaattcttttttcttttgctaaaTAAATCAGATTAgctacgataaataaataaattttataaagtaaataagttAGATTAGATGTGACAGTTAAACTAATTATCATAGGTTGGCtagaattaaaagtaaattaagTTACCTACACagttttcttaaataaatgatcCCAATTACGATCTACAAAAGTACTAATGTCTGACTTCCAATGGAAATATCCCCTTTTACTTATTCCACTGGATTTTTCTCTTAAGTTGTACAAAGTTAATACAATTACATTAAGCCATGGCATTCGATCTCTTATGACTGTTTCCTCGCCTAACGGACTGCAGTCAGTGCAATGTAATTCAAAGAAGACATCTCCGACAAAAGATACTGGAACGCTTCCTCTTTGAAGGCACTCGATATGAATTTTTCCAGCGCAATCACCATTGCAACGTAAAGCTGGTTTAGCGTACGGATTACACTGATTACCACACTTTTTACAAAGATCCATATCCGGTGCAATTTCGTTAACATTATCGTCCTGTTTCTCATTAAtcccttcttcttccgttACTGTCGCCATTCTATTCAAAATGAATATTCcaatataattgattattttttaggttatacttttaaagagaaaagttaCAAAGTTACTCACGTggatatcatttatataaaaagtgaaaataacgaaagaaatttatatttataatgataatttattcatattaaattcGAAAAGATTGTCACGAGTAATATACACTGGCACGAACGTAAATACAATTCTCAATTTGCCATAACCACGTGTGCACGAGTATCGCATGTAAGAagccattttcttcttctacataCATTTCAAATTAATGATTGCTAAATACACATGTTAgcaaaatgtttattatatataatggataaatattaaaatgcaaaataatgTGCAATATGACtggtattatcgataatgcTATGCAATATCCGTAAtgtcatatatatgtgtgtgtgtatgtgtgtatatatatatatatatatatatatatatatatatata
This Vespa velutina chromosome 22, iVesVel2.1, whole genome shotgun sequence DNA region includes the following protein-coding sequences:
- the LOC124956511 gene encoding cysteine-rich protein 2-binding protein isoform X2; translation: MATVTEEEGINEKQDDNVNEIAPDMDLCKKCGNQCNPYAKPALRCNGDCAGKIHIECLQRGSVPVSFVGDVFFELHCTDCSPLGEETVIRDRMPWLNVIVLTLYNLREKSSGISKRGYFHWKSDISTFVDRNWDHLFKKTVKRKKNWIGTISGTLSHYSGIFFKSGTVELGESGWWRLIDNDPPEVLIAKNGKMIMDRKKQNGNQQKSSVKSYISPTPSESSISVGEDSNYGTEAVKNQGPSMYSQAYVQPTETLSDLLLEEDELNDMDMEDDLILRDHQDTLSLSELLADCQYQNSNFNFPRLFDNFTSEWSNNTEITEESINDITDNKIKREEDQYAEESNDSIAQEQPPPASLFQATKRDKWPWQRSIVNNEKIPIMTHQEEAYLLQRVNKRHLYSAFPSARRLYRKLVVRKLKREYGLPLLDIDHFGSKEVSKRHFKECDRVLDRFFGDDIGYVFEQRLQGYNEATSVVSPYTNRLLKPFIRRDTSSRPLWLTVMEELCAKVNKNNSSWKPLTRAPIDYSYIRPQHIPAINSLCNQFFWPGIDLTECLQYPDFSCVVLYKKLVIGFAILVPDVSYNEAYISFFLTRPEWRKSGIGTFMLYHLIQTCMGKDVTLHVSATNPALILYQKFGFKVEEFIQDFYDKYMPPNSRECRHALFLRLSR
- the LOC124956511 gene encoding cysteine-rich protein 2-binding protein isoform X1 — its product is MISTMATVTEEEGINEKQDDNVNEIAPDMDLCKKCGNQCNPYAKPALRCNGDCAGKIHIECLQRGSVPVSFVGDVFFELHCTDCSPLGEETVIRDRMPWLNVIVLTLYNLREKSSGISKRGYFHWKSDISTFVDRNWDHLFKKTVKRKKNWIGTISGTLSHYSGIFFKSGTVELGESGWWRLIDNDPPEVLIAKNGKMIMDRKKQNGNQQKSSVKSYISPTPSESSISVGEDSNYGTEAVKNQGPSMYSQAYVQPTETLSDLLLEEDELNDMDMEDDLILRDHQDTLSLSELLADCQYQNSNFNFPRLFDNFTSEWSNNTEITEESINDITDNKIKREEDQYAEESNDSIAQEQPPPASLFQATKRDKWPWQRSIVNNEKIPIMTHQEEAYLLQRVNKRHLYSAFPSARRLYRKLVVRKLKREYGLPLLDIDHFGSKEVSKRHFKECDRVLDRFFGDDIGYVFEQRLQGYNEATSVVSPYTNRLLKPFIRRDTSSRPLWLTVMEELCAKVNKNNSSWKPLTRAPIDYSYIRPQHIPAINSLCNQFFWPGIDLTECLQYPDFSCVVLYKKLVIGFAILVPDVSYNEAYISFFLTRPEWRKSGIGTFMLYHLIQTCMGKDVTLHVSATNPALILYQKFGFKVEEFIQDFYDKYMPPNSRECRHALFLRLSR